A single region of the Streptomyces sp. NBC_01262 genome encodes:
- the folC gene encoding bifunctional tetrahydrofolate synthase/dihydrofolate synthase, giving the protein MSTRPGDDDSLFDALTSEEDEVTPDVTPDREADLAVIEAGSRTLRAGGPAPQDDGVPARPKDPEVDKALRAVEAELADRWGETKLEPSLVRMTALMDILGDPQRAYPSIHITGTNGKTSTARMIEQLLLGFELRTGRYTSPHVQSVTERISLDGAPIPPEKFIETYTDLKPYVEMVDGQQQHRMSFFEVLTGMAYAAFADAPVDVAVVEVGMGGSWDATNVVDGTVAVVTPIALDHTDRLGETPGEIAVEKAGIVKKDATVVLAQQPVEAAQVLLKRAVEVDATVAREGMEFGVTHRELAVGGQLLTLRGLGGEYEQVFLPLHGEHQAHNAAVALAAVEAFFGIGTSHARTLDIDTIRTAFAQVTSPGRLEIVRRSPTVVLDAAHNPAGARAAAAAVADSFDFTHLVGVVGPSADKDVRGVLEAFEPVFAEVVVTQNSTFRAMDVDELAAIAVEVFGDDRVQVEPRLDDALEAAITLAEEEGAYSGAGVLVTGSVITVGEARLLLGRKR; this is encoded by the coding sequence GTGAGCACTCGCCCCGGGGATGACGATTCCCTCTTCGACGCCCTGACCTCTGAAGAAGACGAAGTCACCCCCGACGTCACACCCGACCGCGAGGCCGACCTGGCCGTCATCGAGGCCGGCAGCCGCACCCTGCGCGCGGGCGGCCCCGCCCCCCAGGACGACGGTGTCCCGGCCCGGCCCAAGGACCCCGAGGTGGACAAGGCCCTGCGGGCGGTGGAGGCGGAGCTGGCGGACCGCTGGGGCGAGACGAAGCTCGAACCCTCGCTCGTCCGGATGACCGCGCTGATGGACATCCTGGGCGACCCGCAGCGCGCGTATCCGTCCATCCACATCACCGGCACCAACGGCAAGACGAGCACGGCCCGGATGATCGAGCAGCTGCTGCTCGGGTTCGAGCTGCGCACCGGCCGGTACACCAGCCCTCACGTGCAGTCGGTGACGGAACGGATCAGCCTGGACGGGGCGCCGATCCCGCCTGAGAAGTTCATCGAGACCTACACGGACCTCAAGCCGTACGTGGAGATGGTGGACGGACAGCAGCAGCACCGGATGTCGTTCTTCGAGGTGCTGACCGGGATGGCGTACGCGGCCTTCGCGGACGCGCCCGTGGACGTGGCGGTCGTCGAGGTCGGCATGGGCGGCAGCTGGGACGCCACGAACGTCGTGGACGGCACGGTCGCCGTGGTCACCCCGATCGCGCTGGACCACACGGACCGGCTGGGTGAGACGCCCGGCGAGATCGCGGTGGAGAAGGCGGGCATCGTCAAGAAGGACGCGACGGTGGTCCTCGCCCAGCAGCCGGTCGAGGCGGCGCAGGTGCTGCTGAAGAGGGCCGTCGAGGTGGACGCGACGGTGGCGCGCGAGGGCATGGAATTCGGGGTCACGCACCGTGAGCTGGCGGTCGGCGGGCAGCTGCTGACGCTGCGCGGGCTGGGCGGGGAGTACGAGCAGGTGTTCCTGCCGCTGCACGGCGAGCACCAGGCGCACAACGCGGCGGTGGCGCTGGCGGCGGTCGAGGCGTTCTTCGGCATCGGCACCTCGCACGCGCGCACGCTGGACATCGACACGATCCGCACCGCCTTCGCGCAGGTCACCTCGCCGGGCCGACTGGAGATCGTACGCCGCAGCCCGACCGTGGTCCTGGACGCCGCGCACAACCCGGCGGGGGCGCGGGCGGCAGCGGCGGCGGTGGCGGACTCGTTCGACTTCACCCATCTGGTCGGGGTGGTCGGGCCGAGTGCGGACAAGGACGTACGAGGGGTCCTGGAGGCTTTCGAGCCGGTCTTCGCGGAGGTCGTGGTGACCCAGAACTCGACCTTCCGGGCGATGGACGTGGACGAGCTGGCGGCGATCGCCGTCGAGGTCTTCGGCGACGACCGGGTGCAGGTCGAGCCGCGTCTGGACGACGCGCTGGAGGCCGCGATCACCCTGGCGGAGGAAGAGGGCGCGTACTCCGGCGCGGGCGTGCTGGTCACCGG